GCGAGAGTGGTACTACTACGCCCCTTTTTGATGACAACAAGGCAAAGGAACTTCTTGGACGTTACCAACAGGTGATGATGGCCAAAATGCAAGCAGAGCAGGCTGTATCGGGAGGTAAGAATCTTGAGGTATCAAATAAGTTTATGGCCGAAAACAAGAAAAAACCAAATGTAGTTTCCTTGCCTAGCGGACTTCAATACGAGGTGATAAAGAAGGGTGATCCAAAGGGGATCTCTCCAACCCTATCGGATGAAGTAACGGTGAACTACGAAGGCTCACTTATTTCAGGTAAGGTTTTTGACTCCTCATACGAGCGCAATGAGCCAATTACCTTCGAACTGGGTGGTGTAATAAAGGGATGGCAGGAAGGCCTTCAGCATATGAAGCCCGGCGATACCTTTATACTTTATGTTCCTTCCGAACTTGGGTATGGTGAGCGTGGTGCCGGTGGTTCTATTGGCCCCAACGAGGCATTGATTTTCAAGGTGGAACTCCTCAGCGTGAAGGCTAAAACTATAGATCCCGCTGTTAAGTAATTCGAATTCCCTTTTTCAACAATTAATAGCGTGGTGCAGGAGTAATCCTGCACTTTTTTGCATTTATCTGAGTTGTAATTTTTGTTTTTGAGGCTTTTTTGCGAAAGTCCGACGGTAAAGGCTACATTTGATATGAATTTTAATAGCAAAGCAATGAGAGTTCACTTTATAGCTATTGGTGGTAGTGCCATGCACAACCTTGCCTTGGCTCTTCACTCCAAAGGTTTTTCCATTTCGGGTTCCGATGATGAAATTTTTGAGCCATCAAAATCTAGGTTGGCGAATGTAGGTCTTCTTCCTATGGAGATGGGGTGGTTTCCCCAAAAAATAACTCCCAATATCGATGCGGTAATTCTGGGTATGCATGCTCGGAGCGATAATCCTGAACTGCTCAGGGCAAAGGAGTTGGGACTTAAAGTGTTTTCTTATCCTGAATACCTATACGAGCAAACAAAGGATAAAATCCGCGCCGTTGTGGGTGGTAGCCATGGCAAAACTACCATTACCGCTATGGTAATGCACGTGTTGAAAACCTGTAACAAGGAGTTCGATTACATGGTTGGTTCTCAAATTGCCGGCTTCGAAACTATGGTTGGCTTGTCGCATGAGGCACCTATTGCCGTTTTTGAAGGGGATGAGTATTTGACTTCACCCATCGACCTGCGCCCAAAATTCCACCTTTATCAGGCAAATATTGGGTTGATTTCCGGGATTGCTTGGGATCACGTAAATGTGTTTCCCACCTTTGAAGGGTATGTGGATCAGTTCCGAATATTTGCAGAGGGAATTGAGGCTGGCGGCTGTTTGATATACTGTAAGGAAGATAAAATATTAAAGAAAAAGGTTGCCAAATGGAATATTAAAGCTGATGTTGTTGCCTATTCCACACATCCATATTCCCGAACAGCCGCTGGTTTAGTGCTCGATACGGCATATGGCCACGTGAAAGTTCGCGTTTTTGGACGGCACAATATGGAGAATATTTCGGGGGCAAAGGAGATATGCTTGAGGCTTGGCATTAGTGAAATGGATTTTTATAACGCCATCTCTTCCTTTGGGGGAGCCGCTAAGCGCCTCCAACTTCTTGGCGAAAATATGTCTACCTCATTCTATCTTGATTTTGCACACTCTCCATCAAAGGTAAAGGCTACGGTGGAGGCTGTTCGGGAGCAATTTCCCGACAGGAAATTTATTGCAGTGCTCGAGTTGCATACTTTTTCGAGTTTAAACGGCGACTTTCTTTCCGAGTATGAAGATACTCTCAAGGCTGCCGACAAGGCCATCGTTTTTTTCAATCCGGAGGCAGTAAAGCACAAGAAGCTTCCTGTGCTCTCGCCTGAGCAAGTTTTTAAGAGTTTTGGAAGAAGGGACCTTGAAGTATTCTCGACCCCGGCCGAACTTTCAAAGGCAATTTTTAAGCGGGTGGCTGATGACTGCGTTGTTTTGCTTATGTCCTCCGGCGATTTTGGCGGAATTAATGCTCCACAACAAGTAGAAAAATGGTTAAGTGACCACGTTTAACACGTGTTACTCCGTGTGTCGTTTGCTTGACTAATTTCTGGTTGCTGAGGTGTAGTGAGTTTTCTGTGTTTTTCTGTCCTGCGGTTGCAATGTCATAGTGTGCCGATTTTATGGTACATGTATGGTGTGTGAGTTCTGATGGGTTGATAGATAATATTTCAGCCGTGTGATCGTTCAATAGGTAGTGATCACCTCGGTTTAATCACATTC
This window of the Williamwhitmania taraxaci genome carries:
- a CDS encoding FKBP-type peptidyl-prolyl cis-trans isomerase, which translates into the protein MKLKLMISLGLLLVGNGLYAQLATFEDSVAYAYGNMIGSDLKSKGVNLKLEIVAKGISESGTTTPLFDDNKAKELLGRYQQVMMAKMQAEQAVSGGKNLEVSNKFMAENKKKPNVVSLPSGLQYEVIKKGDPKGISPTLSDEVTVNYEGSLISGKVFDSSYERNEPITFELGGVIKGWQEGLQHMKPGDTFILYVPSELGYGERGAGGSIGPNEALIFKVELLSVKAKTIDPAVK
- a CDS encoding UDP-N-acetylmuramate--L-alanine ligase, whose amino-acid sequence is MRVHFIAIGGSAMHNLALALHSKGFSISGSDDEIFEPSKSRLANVGLLPMEMGWFPQKITPNIDAVILGMHARSDNPELLRAKELGLKVFSYPEYLYEQTKDKIRAVVGGSHGKTTITAMVMHVLKTCNKEFDYMVGSQIAGFETMVGLSHEAPIAVFEGDEYLTSPIDLRPKFHLYQANIGLISGIAWDHVNVFPTFEGYVDQFRIFAEGIEAGGCLIYCKEDKILKKKVAKWNIKADVVAYSTHPYSRTAAGLVLDTAYGHVKVRVFGRHNMENISGAKEICLRLGISEMDFYNAISSFGGAAKRLQLLGENMSTSFYLDFAHSPSKVKATVEAVREQFPDRKFIAVLELHTFSSLNGDFLSEYEDTLKAADKAIVFFNPEAVKHKKLPVLSPEQVFKSFGRRDLEVFSTPAELSKAIFKRVADDCVVLLMSSGDFGGINAPQQVEKWLSDHV